In a single window of the Tigriopus californicus strain San Diego chromosome 2, Tcal_SD_v2.1, whole genome shotgun sequence genome:
- the LOC131893634 gene encoding solute carrier family 22 member 1-like isoform X2, protein MVELTTPTTLTNFEDLLNLIGGWCRYQKTLLAFFFFNCMFLAYAAYTPVLFLYTPDHFCSVDHIWNATGSQELLWHEDQVLNLLIPIEEFSGKRSKCLMYNVSVDVLSELTALEMENRTEFEKIPCSHGWYYNTTGLFTSVITDMDWVCDDAWKGPFSQSMFSIGALFGTLLFGYMADTYGRLSAWYASNIVLMVAGLATPFMSEFIGFSCMRFLQGMSYDSFFTIFYVLALECVSSDKRALIGNLALAIGMTVAGCYEPWTLYFLQNWKILNTILYAQVAVIILAPWFVFESIRWLASQGRIDEAYETILKIAKVNGMEIDPSLESQIKKILANEEEIKPEGEMQKKATLLDLMRKPNLRKNFIIMVIVFMLTYGLFDTNVRVIGNLEQSIYITFTISSFLELPADLLAILGLDWIGRRWSAFTSLLFSGIAMGVGSLMTSYPLIVMILTMFGRFFVTYALNTALNIGLEIIPTVVRGQGLAVGRLMSCLAIFCSPYIVFTGTIDKSIPYIIIAIVSFFAACMATLLPETADEELPDTLEDGEKFGKKQSFWNVPFLKNRKETQQINL, encoded by the exons ATGGTGGAACTCACGACGCCCACGACCCTGACAAATTTTGAGGATCTGTTAAATTTGATTGGAGGATGGTGTCGATATCAGAAGACCTTGctggcctttttcttcttcaattgcATGTTTCTGGCGTATGCAGCCTACACGCCAGTGCTGTTTCTCTACACTCCCGATCATTTTTGCTCTGTGGATCATATTTGGAATGCCACGGGTTCACAAGAGTTGCTGTGGCATGAAGACCAAGTGCTAAACCTACTGATACCAATTGAGGAGTTCAGtggaaaaagaagcaaatgcCTCATGTATAATGTTTCCGTGGATGTG CTCTCGGAGTTGACAGCCCTGGAAATGGAAAATCGGACAGAATTCGAAAAGATTCCTTGCTCTCACGGATGGTATTACAACACCACTGGATTGTTCACCTCAGTTATTACCGAC ATGGACTGGGTCTGCGATGATGCCTGGAAGGGCCCTTTTAGCCAATCCATGTTTTCGATTGGAGCCCTATTTGGCACACTCCTTTTTGGCTACATGGCTGATACTTATGGAAGACTCTCGGCGTGGTATGCTTCTAATATCGTGCTCATGGTGGCTGGCTTGGCCACTCCGTTCATGTCGGAATTCATAGGATTTTCGTGTATGCGATTCTTGCAAGGGATGTCTTACGACAGCTTCTTCACCATCTTCTACGTGCTAG CATTGGAATGTGTCTCGTCCGATAAAAGAGCCTTAATCGGGAATTTGGCTCTGGCCATTGGGATGACAGTGGCAGGATGTTATGAACCTTGGACATTGTACTTCTTACAAAACTGGAAGATCCTCAATACGATTCTCTACGCACAAGTAGCCGTGATTATCCTGGCACCATG GTTTGTGTTTGAGTCTATTCGTTGGTTGGCTAGCCAAGGGAGAATAGACGAAGCTTACGAAACAATCTTGAAGATTGCCAaagtcaatggaatggaaatcgACCCAAGTCTAGAATCCCAAATCAAG AAAATATTGGCCAATGAAGAGGAAATTAAGCCTGAGGgtgaaatgcaaaagaaagcGACTCTGCTAGATCTAATGAGGAAACCTAACCTGCGCAAGAACTTTATAATCATGGTCATCGTATT TATGTTGACATATGGGCTCTTCGATACAAACGTGAGGGTCATTGGCAACCTGGAACAAAGTATTTACATCACGTTCACAATATCGTCCTTCTTGGAGCTCCCGGCGGACTTATTGGCTATATTGggtttggattggattggccGGCGATGGTCTGCTTTTACATCCCTGCTTTTCAGTGGAATTGCAATGGGAGTAGGATCTCTAATGACAA GTTATCCTTTGATTGTGATGATATTGACCATGTTCGGCCGTTTTTTCGTTACATACGCTCTGAATACAGCTTTGAACATCGGCTTGGAAATTATCCCAACCGTGGTGAGAGGGCAGGGTTTGGCCGTGGGCCGATTGATGTCTTGTCTGGCTATATTCTGTTCACCCTATATAGTATTTACG GGAACCATCGACAAGAGCATCCCGTACATCATCATTGCCATCGTGAGCTTTTTTGCCGCCTGTATGGCAACGTTGTTACCGGAAACTGCAGATGAGGAATTGCCGGATACGTTGGAAGATGGagaaaaatttggaaaaaaacagagCTTTTGGAACGTTCCTTTTCTGAAGAATAGAAAAGAAACCCAACAAATAAATTTGTGA
- the LOC131893634 gene encoding solute carrier family 22 member 1-like isoform X1 produces the protein MVELTTPTTLTNFEDLLNLIGGWCRYQKTLLAFFFFNCMFLAYAAYTPVLFLYTPDHFCSVDHIWNATGSQELLWHEDQVLNLLIPIEEFSGKRSKCLMYNVSVDVVRFCASTVWFPLNTRLQFTTRGYNLSELTALEMENRTEFEKIPCSHGWYYNTTGLFTSVITDMDWVCDDAWKGPFSQSMFSIGALFGTLLFGYMADTYGRLSAWYASNIVLMVAGLATPFMSEFIGFSCMRFLQGMSYDSFFTIFYVLALECVSSDKRALIGNLALAIGMTVAGCYEPWTLYFLQNWKILNTILYAQVAVIILAPWFVFESIRWLASQGRIDEAYETILKIAKVNGMEIDPSLESQIKKILANEEEIKPEGEMQKKATLLDLMRKPNLRKNFIIMVIVFMLTYGLFDTNVRVIGNLEQSIYITFTISSFLELPADLLAILGLDWIGRRWSAFTSLLFSGIAMGVGSLMTSYPLIVMILTMFGRFFVTYALNTALNIGLEIIPTVVRGQGLAVGRLMSCLAIFCSPYIVFTGTIDKSIPYIIIAIVSFFAACMATLLPETADEELPDTLEDGEKFGKKQSFWNVPFLKNRKETQQINL, from the exons ATGGTGGAACTCACGACGCCCACGACCCTGACAAATTTTGAGGATCTGTTAAATTTGATTGGAGGATGGTGTCGATATCAGAAGACCTTGctggcctttttcttcttcaattgcATGTTTCTGGCGTATGCAGCCTACACGCCAGTGCTGTTTCTCTACACTCCCGATCATTTTTGCTCTGTGGATCATATTTGGAATGCCACGGGTTCACAAGAGTTGCTGTGGCATGAAGACCAAGTGCTAAACCTACTGATACCAATTGAGGAGTTCAGtggaaaaagaagcaaatgcCTCATGTATAATGTTTCCGTGGATGTGGTAAGATTTTGTGCCAGTACCGTTTGGTTTCCGTTGAATACCAG ATTGCAATTTACCACCAGAGGTTATAAC CTCTCGGAGTTGACAGCCCTGGAAATGGAAAATCGGACAGAATTCGAAAAGATTCCTTGCTCTCACGGATGGTATTACAACACCACTGGATTGTTCACCTCAGTTATTACCGAC ATGGACTGGGTCTGCGATGATGCCTGGAAGGGCCCTTTTAGCCAATCCATGTTTTCGATTGGAGCCCTATTTGGCACACTCCTTTTTGGCTACATGGCTGATACTTATGGAAGACTCTCGGCGTGGTATGCTTCTAATATCGTGCTCATGGTGGCTGGCTTGGCCACTCCGTTCATGTCGGAATTCATAGGATTTTCGTGTATGCGATTCTTGCAAGGGATGTCTTACGACAGCTTCTTCACCATCTTCTACGTGCTAG CATTGGAATGTGTCTCGTCCGATAAAAGAGCCTTAATCGGGAATTTGGCTCTGGCCATTGGGATGACAGTGGCAGGATGTTATGAACCTTGGACATTGTACTTCTTACAAAACTGGAAGATCCTCAATACGATTCTCTACGCACAAGTAGCCGTGATTATCCTGGCACCATG GTTTGTGTTTGAGTCTATTCGTTGGTTGGCTAGCCAAGGGAGAATAGACGAAGCTTACGAAACAATCTTGAAGATTGCCAaagtcaatggaatggaaatcgACCCAAGTCTAGAATCCCAAATCAAG AAAATATTGGCCAATGAAGAGGAAATTAAGCCTGAGGgtgaaatgcaaaagaaagcGACTCTGCTAGATCTAATGAGGAAACCTAACCTGCGCAAGAACTTTATAATCATGGTCATCGTATT TATGTTGACATATGGGCTCTTCGATACAAACGTGAGGGTCATTGGCAACCTGGAACAAAGTATTTACATCACGTTCACAATATCGTCCTTCTTGGAGCTCCCGGCGGACTTATTGGCTATATTGggtttggattggattggccGGCGATGGTCTGCTTTTACATCCCTGCTTTTCAGTGGAATTGCAATGGGAGTAGGATCTCTAATGACAA GTTATCCTTTGATTGTGATGATATTGACCATGTTCGGCCGTTTTTTCGTTACATACGCTCTGAATACAGCTTTGAACATCGGCTTGGAAATTATCCCAACCGTGGTGAGAGGGCAGGGTTTGGCCGTGGGCCGATTGATGTCTTGTCTGGCTATATTCTGTTCACCCTATATAGTATTTACG GGAACCATCGACAAGAGCATCCCGTACATCATCATTGCCATCGTGAGCTTTTTTGCCGCCTGTATGGCAACGTTGTTACCGGAAACTGCAGATGAGGAATTGCCGGATACGTTGGAAGATGGagaaaaatttggaaaaaaacagagCTTTTGGAACGTTCCTTTTCTGAAGAATAGAAAAGAAACCCAACAAATAAATTTGTGA